The following are encoded in a window of Geobacter metallireducens GS-15 genomic DNA:
- a CDS encoding putative bifunctional diguanylate cyclase/phosphodiesterase: MSPSQHILLLAALAAVVCYNLLLQFSRDRLARGFRLLNFLQIILDLVLVSVLIHTSGGAASWFWPAYLFVTIEASFLIEDRREVWLVGGLGGLLYGAVLVLEHLNIVPYVRMPFVGSELHHDHLYLLLTWLWVSLLNAAMAAIASYFMTVIRRETDAVREGEERLATFLDTANDLIHSVTPDGRLLYVNEAWQRTLGYSAEEADAVPFFDILHPDSREQCCAELQRVVSGDALSPMEAVFTAKDGRSVIVEGSLSCAHGGDESSVIWSICRDITERKHAEEQLYRLAHHDTLTGLPNRILFMDRLQQAKALANRYRYQVAVLFLDLDRFKIINDTLGHPVGDHLLQQVAHRIAGCVREVDTVARIGGDEFTIILVNVDTVEDVKRMGQKILKTLAAPFNIDTHELFVTASIGISLFPSDGDNLDQLVKKADIAMYCVKGEGRNNVQFYSPQMDANADKRLLLETSLRKALDNREFRVYYQPKVDIVSKRITAMEALIRWDHPILGLVSPGEFIPLAEETGLIIPIGEWVLRAACFQNCEWVRQGIPPMRVAVNLSGYQFQQKNLLETIRGILDETGLTADLLELEITESVIMQNPDFAVSVLNQLRDLGVHISIDDFGIGYSSLAHLKRFSVNTLKIDKSFVRDVEINSADAAIATAIIAMGNSLNLKVIAEGVETEGQLSFLSDNKCDEVQGYLFSTPMPPEKVAEFMREHGRSAGRG, from the coding sequence TTGTCACCATCGCAACACATACTCCTTCTTGCCGCTCTTGCCGCGGTTGTTTGCTACAACCTGCTGCTTCAGTTTTCCCGCGACCGCCTTGCCCGTGGTTTCCGCCTTCTCAATTTCCTCCAGATTATCCTCGACCTTGTCCTGGTGTCGGTGCTGATCCATACGAGCGGCGGAGCAGCCAGCTGGTTCTGGCCCGCATACCTGTTCGTCACCATAGAGGCATCCTTCCTCATCGAAGATCGTCGTGAAGTCTGGCTCGTGGGTGGACTTGGCGGCCTTCTCTACGGAGCGGTGCTGGTGCTCGAGCATTTGAACATCGTTCCCTATGTGCGGATGCCCTTCGTGGGCTCCGAGCTCCACCACGATCATCTGTATCTGCTCCTGACCTGGCTCTGGGTTTCGCTGCTCAATGCTGCCATGGCGGCCATAGCCTCTTATTTCATGACGGTTATCCGTCGGGAAACCGACGCGGTCCGTGAGGGGGAGGAGCGGCTCGCCACATTCCTCGACACGGCCAATGACCTGATCCACAGTGTGACCCCGGATGGTCGGCTCCTCTATGTGAACGAAGCCTGGCAGCGGACCCTTGGCTATTCGGCTGAAGAGGCGGACGCGGTTCCTTTCTTCGATATCCTCCATCCCGACAGCCGCGAGCAATGCTGCGCCGAACTGCAGCGGGTTGTTTCCGGTGATGCCCTGAGCCCAATGGAGGCGGTTTTCACGGCGAAGGACGGCCGTTCAGTCATCGTGGAGGGGAGCCTCTCCTGCGCTCACGGAGGGGACGAATCCTCGGTCATCTGGAGCATCTGCCGCGACATCACGGAACGGAAGCATGCCGAGGAGCAGCTCTATCGGCTCGCCCACCACGATACCCTCACGGGGCTGCCGAACCGGATTCTCTTCATGGATCGGCTCCAGCAGGCCAAGGCCCTGGCGAACCGCTACCGTTACCAGGTTGCGGTCCTGTTCCTTGACCTCGACCGCTTCAAGATCATTAACGACACCCTCGGGCATCCCGTGGGGGATCACCTTTTGCAGCAGGTGGCCCACCGGATCGCGGGATGCGTGCGGGAAGTCGATACCGTGGCGCGCATCGGCGGCGACGAGTTCACCATCATTCTCGTGAATGTCGACACCGTCGAGGACGTAAAGAGAATGGGGCAGAAGATTCTGAAGACGCTCGCCGCCCCCTTCAATATCGACACCCATGAGCTTTTCGTCACGGCGAGCATCGGCATCTCCCTCTTTCCCTCCGATGGCGATAACCTGGACCAACTGGTGAAGAAGGCCGATATCGCCATGTATTGCGTGAAAGGGGAGGGGAGGAATAACGTTCAGTTCTATTCTCCCCAGATGGACGCCAACGCCGACAAGCGGCTACTGCTGGAAACGAGCCTGCGCAAGGCCCTCGACAACAGGGAGTTCAGGGTCTACTACCAGCCAAAGGTTGACATCGTCTCCAAGAGAATTACCGCCATGGAAGCACTGATACGATGGGATCACCCAATTCTGGGGCTCGTTTCGCCCGGGGAGTTCATTCCCCTGGCCGAAGAGACGGGACTCATCATCCCGATAGGTGAGTGGGTGCTCCGGGCCGCCTGCTTCCAGAACTGCGAGTGGGTCAGGCAGGGAATCCCCCCCATGCGGGTGGCGGTGAATCTCTCCGGCTATCAGTTCCAGCAGAAGAACCTTCTGGAAACGATCCGGGGAATCCTGGACGAAACCGGGCTTACCGCGGATCTCCTGGAGCTTGAGATCACCGAGAGCGTCATCATGCAGAACCCGGACTTCGCCGTGTCGGTGCTCAACCAGTTGAGGGATCTCGGGGTCCACATCTCCATCGACGATTTCGGCATCGGCTATTCTTCCCTGGCGCACCTGAAGCGGTTCTCGGTCAATACGCTCAAGATCGACAAGTCATTCGTGCGGGATGTGGAGATCAACTCGGCCGACGCCGCCATTGCCACGGCCATCATCGCCATGGGGAACAGTCTCAACCTGAAGGTCATCGCCGAGGGGGTCGAGACGGAGGGGCAGCTATCGTTTCTCTCCGACAACAAGTGCGACGAGGTGCAGGGATACCTCTTCAGCACCCCGATGCCGCCGGAGAAGGTCGCCGAGTTCATGCGGGAGCATGGGAGATCGGCCGGAAGGGGGTAG
- a CDS encoding phosphoglucomutase/phosphomannomutase family protein, which translates to MHRIAFGTSGWRGILCEDFTFENVKVVTQAIADHVTSIGEKEKGIIVAYDTRFMGERFAKETARVLAGAGIKAYVCKRDTPTPVVSHEILRRKAAGAINFTASHNPPEYNGIKFSPSWAGPALPETTKDIERRANEMLGEVCYREVALDEAARAGLVEEIDPRETYLADIETKVDFTAIASLGTIAVNVLYGTARGYLDEPLMKHGAKIKTLNMHPDPYFGGFPPEPSEKYIQDFIGLVKSDPAVKLGIATDGDADRFGIVDADGSFIEPNYIIALLFDYLVRVRKMTGAVARSVATSHLIDAVAKKHGIEVIETPVGFKYVGELISQDRIIIGGEESAGLSIKGHVPEKDGILACFLVAEMVAREGLSVKALLERLYGEVGRFLTKRENITLSPVLEAGYADKQRQAPAEFAGLKVKDMVTVDGSKFILEDGSWLLFRKSGTEPVVRLYGEASSEEKLAAVMAAGKAFILG; encoded by the coding sequence ATGCATCGAATCGCTTTCGGCACGTCGGGTTGGCGCGGCATCCTCTGCGAGGATTTCACCTTCGAGAATGTTAAGGTAGTGACCCAGGCCATTGCCGATCACGTGACGTCTATCGGCGAGAAGGAGAAGGGGATCATCGTCGCCTACGATACCCGTTTCATGGGGGAGCGTTTTGCCAAGGAAACCGCCCGGGTCCTGGCCGGCGCCGGCATCAAGGCCTATGTCTGCAAGCGCGACACGCCGACCCCGGTGGTCTCCCACGAGATTCTGCGGCGCAAGGCTGCCGGAGCCATCAATTTTACCGCCAGCCACAATCCCCCCGAGTACAACGGTATCAAGTTTTCTCCCTCTTGGGCCGGCCCCGCTCTCCCCGAGACCACCAAGGACATCGAGCGGCGGGCCAACGAGATGCTGGGCGAGGTCTGCTACCGGGAAGTGGCCCTGGACGAGGCGGCCCGCGCCGGGCTCGTGGAGGAGATCGACCCGCGGGAGACCTATCTGGCAGATATTGAGACGAAGGTCGACTTCACCGCCATCGCCTCCCTCGGGACCATCGCCGTGAACGTTCTCTACGGCACCGCCCGGGGCTATCTGGACGAGCCCCTCATGAAGCACGGGGCGAAGATCAAAACCCTCAATATGCATCCCGACCCCTACTTTGGTGGTTTTCCCCCCGAGCCCTCCGAGAAATACATTCAGGACTTCATCGGGTTGGTAAAAAGTGACCCGGCGGTGAAGCTGGGGATTGCCACCGACGGCGACGCTGACCGCTTCGGCATCGTTGATGCTGACGGTTCCTTTATCGAGCCCAACTACATCATTGCGCTGCTCTTCGACTACCTGGTGCGGGTCCGGAAGATGACCGGCGCCGTTGCCCGCAGCGTGGCCACTTCGCACCTGATCGACGCCGTGGCGAAGAAGCACGGCATCGAGGTAATCGAGACGCCGGTGGGCTTCAAGTACGTGGGCGAGCTGATCAGCCAGGACCGCATCATCATCGGCGGCGAGGAGAGCGCCGGTCTTTCCATCAAAGGGCACGTGCCGGAGAAGGACGGCATCCTTGCCTGCTTCCTTGTGGCTGAGATGGTTGCCCGGGAGGGGCTGTCGGTGAAGGCCCTGCTGGAGCGACTCTACGGCGAGGTGGGGAGATTCTTGACGAAACGGGAGAACATTACCCTCTCGCCGGTCCTGGAAGCCGGGTATGCCGACAAGCAGCGGCAGGCCCCGGCGGAGTTTGCCGGCCTGAAGGTGAAAGACATGGTGACCGTGGACGGGAGCAAGTTCATCCTGGAGGACGGCAGCTGGCTCCTGTTCCGCAAATCGGGGACCGAGCCGGTGGTCCGGCTCTACGGCGAGGCGTCCAGCGAGGAGAAACTGGCTGCGGTCATGGCGGCGGGGAAGGCGTTCATTCTGGGGTGA
- a CDS encoding PxxKW family cysteine-rich protein, with translation MQCQTVLPGTECTFWGKQGCIFTGGSCQIVVENCEGCERVVDGSIGKVCSAYPAPVKKWSAGICNFATHVKVEIASEELKVNPLKASKKASGGGGKKK, from the coding sequence ATGCAGTGTCAAACAGTTCTTCCCGGTACCGAGTGTACCTTCTGGGGAAAGCAGGGTTGCATCTTCACCGGCGGTTCCTGCCAGATTGTGGTTGAAAACTGCGAAGGATGTGAGCGCGTTGTCGACGGGAGCATCGGCAAGGTCTGCAGCGCCTACCCGGCACCCGTCAAGAAGTGGTCCGCGGGCATCTGCAACTTCGCCACCCACGTGAAGGTCGAAATCGCCAGCGAAGAACTGAAGGTGAACCCCCTCAAGGCCTCCAAGAAGGCCTCCGGCGGTGGCGGCAAAAAGAAGTAA
- a CDS encoding NUDIX domain-containing protein: MSFDHLTCPRCGAEVKRYRNPVPTVDIIIETAGGIVLIERKNEPRGWALPGGFVDYGETLEAAAMREALEETSLHVTNLRLLGCYSDPARDPRQHTISTVYVAEASGVPAAADDAANLAVFPLNDLPSELCFDHRRILDDYLRFRERSSA; encoded by the coding sequence ATGTCCTTCGATCACCTCACCTGCCCCCGTTGCGGAGCAGAGGTCAAGCGCTACCGCAACCCCGTTCCCACCGTCGACATCATCATCGAGACGGCGGGGGGAATCGTGTTGATCGAACGAAAAAACGAGCCCAGGGGATGGGCGCTCCCCGGCGGCTTCGTGGATTACGGAGAAACCCTCGAAGCGGCCGCCATGCGCGAAGCACTGGAGGAGACATCCCTCCACGTGACCAACCTGCGCCTTCTCGGCTGTTACTCTGACCCGGCCAGGGACCCCCGCCAGCACACCATATCCACCGTGTACGTGGCCGAGGCATCGGGCGTTCCCGCCGCAGCCGACGATGCCGCCAACCTCGCGGTCTTTCCCTTAAACGATCTCCCCTCAGAACTCTGCTTCGACCACCGCAGGATTCTCGACGACTATCTCCGCTTCCGCGAACGCTCCTCCGCCTGA
- the nifU gene encoding Fe-S cluster assembly protein NifU, with protein sequence MWDYTEKVREHFLNPRNVGDIPDADAVGEVGSLACGDALKLYIKLDDAKERIVDAKFQTFGCASAIASSSALTEIIKGKTLDEALATTNQEIADFLGGLPEEKMHCSVMGQEALEVAIAKYRGGPVPTHHDHGHEEVEPGEIVCKCFGLTDTFLKKVIAANKLTTAEQVTHFTKAGGACGGCIPKIKELISEVLGAQPTEERKKPEKLTNLRKMQLIQETLEKEIRPLLWADGGDLELVDISGSEVQIAFRKACAGCASSGNTAKFVELKLRDLVADDIVVQEVEG encoded by the coding sequence ATGTGGGATTATACTGAAAAGGTTCGGGAACATTTCCTGAACCCGCGCAACGTTGGCGATATTCCCGATGCGGACGCAGTGGGGGAGGTGGGAAGCCTTGCCTGCGGCGACGCCCTCAAGCTCTATATCAAACTCGACGACGCCAAGGAGCGGATTGTCGACGCCAAGTTCCAGACCTTTGGCTGCGCCAGCGCCATCGCGTCGTCATCGGCCCTGACCGAGATCATCAAGGGGAAAACCCTCGACGAGGCCCTGGCCACCACCAACCAGGAGATTGCCGATTTCCTCGGCGGGCTTCCCGAGGAGAAGATGCACTGTTCGGTCATGGGGCAGGAGGCCCTTGAGGTGGCCATCGCCAAGTATCGCGGCGGTCCGGTGCCGACCCACCACGACCACGGCCACGAGGAGGTGGAGCCGGGAGAGATCGTCTGCAAGTGCTTCGGCCTCACCGACACCTTCCTGAAGAAGGTCATCGCCGCCAACAAGCTGACCACGGCGGAGCAGGTGACCCACTTCACCAAGGCCGGCGGCGCCTGCGGCGGCTGCATCCCGAAAATCAAGGAGCTGATCAGCGAGGTGCTCGGGGCCCAGCCCACCGAGGAGCGGAAAAAGCCAGAAAAGCTCACCAACCTCCGCAAGATGCAGCTCATCCAGGAGACCCTTGAGAAGGAAATCCGCCCGCTTCTGTGGGCCGACGGCGGCGACCTGGAGTTGGTGGACATCTCGGGGAGCGAGGTTCAGATCGCTTTCCGCAAGGCCTGCGCCGGCTGCGCCTCGTCGGGCAACACCGCCAAGTTCGTGGAGTTGAAACTGCGGGATCTGGTGGCTGACGACATCGTTGTCCAGGAGGTGGAGGGATGA